A stretch of Paludisphaera borealis DNA encodes these proteins:
- a CDS encoding sigma-54 interaction domain-containing protein: MPIETRSSYGPHVKASLAGSASNADPDAALPGVIGDSPVMREVYRTTRQVAPSRACVLIVGETGTGKELIARAIHDLSPRSTGPYIRVNCGALTESLLESELFGHVKGSFTGAVDNRTGRFEAAHAGSIFLDEINSTSPKLQVKLLRVLQEGEFERVGDNNTKKVDTRIVAATNRDLLDEIDTGRFREDLYYRLNVVPILLPALRDRRDDVELLVLSFLKRYAEQNRREMRKVHPEAMRKLREHDWPGNVRELQNYVERAVILGSGQEMLVEHLPPQLRGETSPRPIRHRGAASADFGSLTSELVRQGIRTAGPNATDLHDRVVGQVERELIQQVLQSCDRVQIKAAARLGINRNTLHKKLSEYRIDENLPASAPNGDGDDARSGEPSPPDDES; the protein is encoded by the coding sequence ATGCCCATTGAGACCCGGTCGAGCTACGGCCCGCACGTGAAAGCCTCGCTCGCGGGGTCGGCGTCCAACGCCGACCCGGACGCGGCGTTGCCCGGCGTCATCGGCGACAGCCCCGTGATGCGCGAGGTCTACCGCACCACCCGCCAGGTCGCCCCGTCGCGCGCCTGCGTCCTGATCGTCGGCGAGACCGGCACCGGCAAGGAGCTGATCGCCCGCGCCATCCACGACCTCAGCCCACGGTCGACCGGCCCTTACATCCGGGTCAACTGCGGGGCCCTGACCGAGAGTCTGCTGGAAAGCGAGCTGTTCGGCCACGTCAAGGGGTCGTTCACCGGCGCGGTCGACAACCGCACCGGCCGGTTCGAAGCCGCGCACGCCGGCAGCATCTTCCTCGACGAGATCAACAGCACCTCGCCCAAGCTCCAGGTCAAGCTCCTCCGCGTCCTTCAGGAAGGGGAGTTCGAGCGGGTCGGCGACAACAACACCAAGAAAGTCGACACCCGGATCGTCGCGGCCACCAACCGCGACCTGCTCGACGAGATCGACACCGGCCGGTTCCGCGAAGACCTTTATTACCGGCTCAACGTCGTGCCGATCCTGCTTCCCGCCCTTCGCGACCGCCGCGACGACGTCGAGCTTCTGGTCCTCTCGTTCCTCAAGCGGTACGCCGAGCAAAACCGCCGCGAGATGCGCAAGGTGCACCCCGAGGCGATGCGGAAACTTCGCGAGCACGACTGGCCGGGGAACGTCCGCGAGCTGCAAAACTACGTCGAACGGGCGGTGATCCTCGGGTCGGGCCAGGAGATGCTGGTCGAGCACTTGCCCCCGCAGCTTCGCGGCGAGACCTCGCCCCGGCCGATCCGCCACCGAGGCGCGGCGTCCGCCGACTTCGGCTCGCTGACGTCCGAGCTGGTCCGGCAGGGGATACGGACCGCCGGCCCCAACGCCACCGACCTGCACGATCGCGTCGTCGGCCAGGTCGAGCGCGAGCTGATCCAGCAAGTGCTCCAGTCCTGCGACCGCGTCCAGATCAAGGCCGCCGCCCGGCTCGGCATCAACCGCAACACGCTCCACAAGAAGCTCTCGGAATACCGGATCGACGAGAACCTCCCCGCATCGGCCCCCAACGGCGACGGCGACGACGCCCGGTCCGGCGAACCCTCCCCCCCTGACGACGAATCGTGA
- a CDS encoding DNA-methyltransferase, with product MSTPMFEPASSPIEPVEVDAEPATRIRARKSSRTSTAALELDRLHPGDCLDLLPRIDTGSIDLIFADPPFNIGYDYDIYDDSRDTGSYLDWTRRWGREVVRALKPDGTFWLAIGDEYAAEMKVIFHRELGLSLRSWVIWYYTFGVHCSRKFSRSHAHLFYFVKDPKRFTFNDLDVRVPSARQLVYNDARANPLGRLPDDTWILRPQDMQQGFEPTEDTWYVPRVCGTFKERAGWHGCQMPEQLLGRIVRACSSPGETVLDPFGGSGTTLTVAKKLERRFLGFELSDEYARAIQARLDRAQPGQPLEGGPEPLAGGKKTPTEPGNGKSRSKT from the coding sequence GTGAGCACCCCCATGTTCGAGCCGGCTTCCTCGCCCATTGAGCCCGTCGAAGTCGACGCCGAACCGGCGACGCGGATCCGCGCGCGAAAGTCCAGTCGAACTTCGACCGCCGCGCTCGAACTCGACCGTTTGCACCCGGGCGACTGCCTGGACCTATTGCCCCGGATCGACACGGGGTCGATCGACCTGATTTTCGCCGACCCGCCCTTCAACATAGGCTATGATTACGACATCTACGACGACAGCCGCGACACCGGCAGTTACCTGGACTGGACCAGGCGATGGGGTCGTGAAGTCGTTCGTGCGCTCAAGCCCGACGGGACGTTCTGGCTCGCGATCGGCGACGAATACGCCGCCGAGATGAAGGTGATCTTTCATCGCGAACTGGGCCTGTCCTTGCGGAGCTGGGTGATTTGGTACTATACGTTTGGGGTCCACTGCAGCCGCAAGTTCAGCCGCAGCCATGCCCACTTGTTTTACTTCGTGAAGGACCCCAAACGTTTCACCTTCAACGATCTGGACGTCCGAGTTCCCTCGGCTCGCCAGCTCGTCTATAACGACGCCCGCGCCAATCCCCTGGGCCGACTCCCCGACGACACCTGGATCCTCCGCCCCCAGGACATGCAGCAGGGCTTCGAGCCCACGGAAGACACCTGGTACGTCCCCCGCGTCTGCGGCACGTTCAAGGAGCGCGCGGGCTGGCACGGCTGCCAGATGCCCGAACAGCTCCTCGGCCGGATCGTCCGCGCCTGCTCGAGCCCGGGCGAAACCGTCCTCGACCCGTTCGGCGGCAGCGGCACGACGCTGACCGTCGCCAAGAAGCTCGAACGCCGATTCCTCGGCTTCGAACTCTCCGACGAATACGCCCGGGCCATCCAGGCCCGCCTCGACCGCGCCCAGCCCGGCCAACCCCTCGAAGGCGGCCCCGAACCCCTCGCCGGCGGCAAGAAGACGCCGACCGAACCCGGCAACGGCAAGAGCCGATCCAAGACATAG
- a CDS encoding ATP-dependent nuclease gives MKLSEVCVKNYKGLRDVTVPLSQFACVIGHNNAGKSTLLQSLILFIEGKKLTPSHYYDTNQEIIVAVTITDVSEDDLQLVVNEDHRERLRAGLTDSSLKLVRRYGIDGSSKLRWKVAVPKDERFQTASIDALLKGKKPSTSFAEEVEGVYPELSGKLGARPNQSHVRELISELVRSLPAEDMLVDETELPTGYDASVRALLPEPIYIPAVKDFSDDIKTKESTSFGKIIGILLNAIAPELSEADEAFKLLNKKLNILLLPNGTTSDDRLDAVQRIESMVRSLVREHFPAVDIELQIPPPEIKTILSSARILVDDGVKGELEAKGDGLRRSVAFAILRGIAQLKRDPSFNPQVKKTNAGFLLLFEEPELYLHPKAQRVLFDALRVISETDQVLVSTHSPLFFSHRCTETFIKMVKTQGEVGQKPFGQALQVDLSKLDDKASFQLLSFELNDYAFFSRTIVLVEGDTDHLVFPHMAKVLNPTWCVDREDISICRVHGKGNIPRYTKFLKSLQVRVVVLADLDCLLEGFDRLGGSEACSKLRNQLLARIDKVLAKEIEEGDFGEDAEELRQQLIERGTADLAISNLSQLAQRKIISMSTSPIKKGQWDDLIDKFNRVLSGEGTFEDLKRSGDAFFDKQIAKNRQLVLERGDDPETERLKHSVLISLRESDIFLLSRGSIEKYLPSHISGRDKTSKALTFCETVCERDDILSLCDEVPTNAEGGVQNELECLFSRIFTNAQQSTVA, from the coding sequence ATGAAGCTCAGTGAAGTCTGCGTCAAGAATTACAAAGGACTCCGCGACGTCACGGTGCCGCTCTCGCAGTTTGCCTGTGTAATCGGCCATAATAACGCTGGCAAATCTACACTTCTTCAATCTTTAATTCTCTTCATCGAAGGCAAGAAGCTGACGCCTTCTCATTACTACGACACTAATCAGGAAATCATCGTCGCCGTCACTATCACGGACGTGTCCGAGGACGATTTGCAGTTGGTCGTTAACGAAGACCACCGTGAGCGACTTCGAGCGGGTCTGACTGATTCCTCCCTGAAACTTGTCCGCCGGTATGGCATCGACGGCTCTTCCAAACTCCGTTGGAAGGTCGCCGTGCCGAAGGATGAACGATTCCAGACAGCGAGTATCGACGCTCTACTCAAGGGGAAGAAGCCGAGTACTTCGTTTGCCGAGGAAGTCGAAGGCGTATACCCCGAGCTGAGCGGCAAGCTCGGAGCTCGCCCAAACCAGTCGCATGTGAGGGAGCTGATATCGGAATTGGTCCGTTCGCTGCCCGCTGAAGACATGCTCGTAGATGAGACGGAGCTTCCGACCGGCTACGACGCAAGCGTTCGAGCACTGCTGCCCGAACCGATTTACATCCCGGCCGTCAAAGACTTCAGCGACGACATCAAGACCAAGGAAAGTACTTCGTTTGGAAAAATCATCGGTATTCTTCTGAATGCCATCGCCCCCGAGCTGTCCGAGGCCGACGAGGCATTCAAATTACTTAACAAGAAATTAAATATACTTCTACTCCCTAATGGAACAACATCAGACGACAGACTTGATGCGGTACAACGCATCGAGTCGATGGTCCGGTCGCTCGTGCGAGAACACTTCCCCGCGGTTGACATCGAACTCCAAATCCCGCCGCCGGAAATTAAGACGATTCTCTCGAGTGCCCGAATCTTGGTCGACGACGGAGTCAAAGGAGAGTTGGAAGCGAAGGGCGACGGCCTGAGGCGTTCGGTAGCATTCGCGATTCTGAGAGGCATCGCCCAACTCAAGCGAGACCCATCGTTCAACCCCCAAGTCAAGAAGACAAATGCCGGGTTCCTGCTACTTTTCGAGGAGCCCGAACTCTACCTTCATCCAAAGGCTCAAAGAGTTCTCTTCGACGCCCTTCGAGTCATCTCAGAAACCGACCAAGTCCTCGTTAGCACACACTCGCCTTTATTCTTTTCGCATCGTTGCACCGAGACCTTCATCAAGATGGTCAAGACTCAGGGCGAGGTTGGGCAAAAGCCTTTCGGACAGGCCTTGCAGGTCGATCTCAGCAAGCTCGATGACAAGGCCAGCTTCCAACTACTCAGCTTTGAGCTGAATGATTACGCGTTTTTCAGTAGGACCATCGTCCTTGTCGAGGGCGACACGGACCATCTCGTCTTCCCCCACATGGCGAAAGTTTTGAATCCTACTTGGTGCGTTGACCGTGAAGACATTTCGATTTGCCGAGTTCATGGGAAAGGTAACATCCCCCGCTACACAAAGTTTCTCAAGAGCCTCCAGGTTCGTGTCGTTGTGCTAGCCGACTTGGATTGCCTGCTAGAGGGCTTCGACCGCCTGGGCGGCTCTGAGGCATGCTCCAAACTGAGAAACCAGCTTCTCGCCCGAATCGACAAAGTTCTTGCGAAGGAGATTGAGGAGGGGGACTTCGGCGAGGACGCCGAGGAACTTCGTCAGCAACTCATCGAACGCGGCACGGCAGACCTCGCCATCTCGAACCTGTCTCAGCTTGCGCAAAGAAAAATAATCAGCATGTCTACGTCTCCAATTAAGAAGGGCCAATGGGATGACCTCATCGACAAATTCAATCGCGTCCTATCTGGCGAGGGGACTTTTGAGGACCTTAAGCGGTCGGGTGACGCGTTCTTCGACAAGCAAATCGCCAAGAATCGCCAGCTCGTTCTCGAACGCGGCGACGACCCTGAGACTGAACGGCTAAAGCATTCCGTACTCATTAGCCTTCGTGAATCGGACATCTTCCTACTGAGCCGTGGCTCGATTGAGAAGTATCTTCCGTCTCACATCTCTGGTCGTGACAAGACCTCAAAGGCCCTCACTTTCTGCGAGACCGTATGCGAACGCGATGACATTCTATCTTTATGCGACGAGGTTCCCACTAATGCCGAAGGGGGCGTTCAAAATGAGCTTGAATGCTTATTTTCACGCATTTTCACTAATGCCCAACAATCGACCGTCGCATGA
- a CDS encoding cytochrome c, which translates to MIALLRKETALALLLTGLVGCGGGEAMDGPPPGPGGPPGNPAIKKIMVKLAKGPQSLTETIGKELNETPPPWETIQTQSKDYVHESGELVKQEPKKGSKESWEKLTAAWLVSAGELDAAAQAKDQAAAKVAHDALKNSCKECHQAHRTMGPPGGPGGPGSGPPPA; encoded by the coding sequence ATGATTGCGTTGTTGCGCAAAGAGACGGCCCTGGCCTTGCTGCTGACCGGCCTCGTCGGTTGCGGCGGCGGTGAAGCGATGGACGGTCCGCCCCCCGGCCCCGGCGGCCCGCCGGGCAACCCGGCCATCAAGAAAATCATGGTCAAGCTCGCCAAGGGGCCGCAGTCGCTGACCGAGACGATCGGCAAGGAGCTGAACGAGACCCCTCCCCCCTGGGAGACGATCCAGACCCAGTCGAAAGACTACGTCCACGAGTCCGGCGAACTCGTCAAACAGGAGCCGAAGAAGGGCTCGAAGGAATCCTGGGAGAAGCTGACCGCCGCGTGGCTCGTGTCGGCCGGCGAACTCGACGCCGCCGCCCAGGCCAAGGACCAGGCCGCCGCCAAGGTCGCCCACGACGCGCTCAAGAACTCGTGCAAGGAATGCCACCAGGCGCACCGGACAATGGGACCGCCCGGCGGCCCTGGAGGACCCGGCAGCGGTCCTCCGCCGGCCTGA